Proteins from one Caulobacter sp. X genomic window:
- a CDS encoding EF-hand domain-containing protein, whose translation MIKRTLIAAGAVLAVAAPALAQTSAPAGQNPTGMTLEQFQAKNTDKMFERLDTNKDGKISPEEFAAFRESNAQADAKASRAGKRGQRMFARFDKDKDGSLSRAEANDVLAMRFKRMDTNNDGVLTLEELQAKSGRAKVGV comes from the coding sequence ATGATCAAACGCACCTTGATCGCCGCCGGCGCCGTGCTGGCCGTGGCGGCGCCCGCGCTGGCCCAGACCAGCGCCCCCGCAGGCCAAAATCCCACGGGCATGACCCTCGAACAATTCCAGGCCAAGAACACCGACAAGATGTTCGAGCGCCTCGACACCAACAAGGACGGCAAGATCTCGCCCGAGGAGTTCGCCGCTTTCCGCGAAAGCAACGCCCAGGCCGACGCCAAGGCGAGCAGGGCCGGCAAGCGCGGCCAGCGGATGTTCGCGCGCTTCGACAAGGACAAGGACGGTTCGCTGTCGCGGGCCGAGGCCAACGATGTGCTGGCCATGCGGTTCAAGCGGATGGACACGAATAACGACGGCGTCCTGACCTTGGAAGAGTTGCAGGCCAAGTCCGGCAGGGCCAAGGTCGGGGTCTGA